A DNA window from Actinomadura coerulea contains the following coding sequences:
- a CDS encoding ArsR/SmtB family transcription factor, with translation MEADRVPTHPDVRTIPLQQVLEALVDPVRRSIVTKLRESGEDIRCGGFDLTVSNSTATHHFRILREAGLIRQYYVGTSRMNALRRDEVDEVFPGLVDAITTAHRMSPHPA, from the coding sequence ATGGAGGCCGACCGCGTCCCGACGCACCCCGACGTCCGGACCATCCCGCTGCAGCAGGTCCTTGAGGCCCTGGTCGATCCGGTGCGGCGGAGCATCGTCACGAAGCTCCGCGAGTCCGGCGAGGACATCCGCTGCGGCGGCTTCGACCTGACCGTGAGCAACTCCACGGCCACGCACCACTTCCGGATCCTGCGCGAGGCCGGGCTCATCCGGCAGTACTACGTCGGCACCTCGCGGATGAACGCCCTCAGGCGCGACGAGGTCGACGAGGTCTTCCCCGGCCTGGTGGACGCCATCACCACCGCCCACCGCATGTCCCCCCACCCCGCATAA
- a CDS encoding GbsR/MarR family transcriptional regulator, with the protein MPGGRLTQQERQQIAVGLADGLAYAEIARRLDRPTSTVTREVMRNGGPTGYRADLAQHATQRRTRRRTQTAPRGTQAAPQPYGRDAEAVQEFQEALTTVIMTSGLPKMTARVLGCLYTADTSLTASELAEHLQVSPASISKAVTFLADLELIRRESDGRRERYVVDNDLWYQSMIRSVRDNDRFSETAKRGVAILGRGTPAATRLENAARFLDFIGESLTRAMEQARDVLYTKPETPPTAATQDPQPR; encoded by the coding sequence ATGCCGGGAGGCAGGCTCACCCAGCAGGAGCGCCAGCAGATCGCGGTCGGGCTGGCCGACGGCCTCGCCTACGCGGAGATCGCCCGCCGTCTCGACCGACCGACGTCCACGGTCACGCGCGAGGTGATGCGCAACGGCGGCCCCACCGGCTACCGCGCCGACCTCGCCCAACACGCCACCCAGCGCCGCACCCGGCGGCGCACCCAGACCGCGCCCCGGGGGACGCAGGCGGCGCCGCAGCCCTACGGACGCGACGCCGAGGCCGTCCAGGAGTTCCAGGAGGCGCTCACCACCGTCATCATGACGTCGGGCCTGCCCAAGATGACGGCCCGGGTGCTGGGCTGCCTCTACACCGCCGACACCAGCCTCACCGCCTCCGAACTCGCCGAGCACCTCCAGGTCAGCCCGGCGTCCATCTCCAAGGCGGTCACGTTCTTGGCGGACCTGGAGCTCATCCGCCGGGAGAGCGATGGCCGCCGCGAGCGCTACGTCGTCGACAACGACCTCTGGTACCAGTCGATGATCCGCAGCGTCCGGGACAACGACCGCTTCAGCGAGACCGCGAAGCGGGGCGTCGCCATCCTCGGCCGCGGCACCCCGGCCGCCACCCGCCTGGAGAACGCCGCCCGCTTCCTCGACTTCATCGGCGAAAGCCTGACCCGCGCGATGGAGCAGGCCCGCGACGTCCTCTACACCAAACCGGAAACCCCCCCGACCGCCGCCACCCAGGACCCCCAGCCCCGTTGA
- a CDS encoding GMC oxidoreductase: MSSKSAASGKSTVSGEGFDFDVIVVGSGFGGSVSALRLAEKGYRVAVVEAGRRFDEGTLPKTSWRLRKYVWAPRLGMRGIQRVHLVGGKAGVLVLAGAGVGGGSLVYANTLYVPPEPFFRDRQWGHITDWQDELAPFYDQARRMLGVTVNPLVTPADEAMKRVADRMGVGDTYHPTPVGVFFGEKPGQEADDPYFGGAGPRRTTCTGCGSCMIGCKVGAKNTLTKNYLYLAEKAGVQVIPDTTVTALAPREPGGYEVTAERTGPLRRRRRTLTAEHVVLAAGTYGTQRLLHRMRAAGRLPHLSPRLGELTRTNSEALLGVERMTVWHRAKDVDHSTGLAITSSFHPDDKTHIEPTRYGAGNNAMGVIRTLLVDGGGAPRWLRFLGQAARHPTVILRGLSLRDWAKRTVIALVMQTADNSITIGEKRGRLGRRGLVARQGDGEPNPTWIPVAHKAVRMLAEELDATPGGTWFDLFNIPTTAHFIGGCVIGETPETGVVDPYHRVHGHPGLHIVDGSAVTANLGVNPSLTITAQAERAMAFWPNRGQKDPRPEPGRPYERIGRVQPEAPAVPPTAPAALR; the protein is encoded by the coding sequence GTGTCCAGCAAAAGCGCGGCGTCCGGAAAAAGCACGGTGTCCGGTGAGGGCTTCGACTTCGACGTGATCGTGGTGGGTTCGGGGTTCGGCGGCAGCGTGTCGGCCCTGCGGCTGGCGGAGAAGGGCTACCGGGTCGCGGTGGTCGAGGCCGGGCGCCGCTTCGACGAGGGCACGCTGCCGAAGACGTCCTGGCGGCTGCGCAAGTACGTGTGGGCGCCGCGCCTCGGGATGCGCGGGATCCAGCGCGTCCACCTGGTGGGCGGAAAGGCCGGTGTCCTCGTGCTGGCCGGGGCGGGCGTCGGCGGCGGCTCCCTCGTCTACGCCAACACCCTCTACGTCCCGCCGGAGCCGTTCTTCAGGGACCGCCAGTGGGGCCACATCACCGACTGGCAGGACGAGCTCGCGCCGTTCTACGACCAGGCCCGCCGCATGCTCGGCGTCACCGTGAACCCGCTCGTCACGCCCGCCGACGAGGCGATGAAGCGCGTCGCCGACCGGATGGGCGTCGGCGACACCTACCATCCGACGCCGGTCGGCGTGTTCTTCGGCGAGAAGCCGGGCCAGGAGGCCGACGACCCCTACTTCGGCGGCGCGGGCCCCCGCCGCACCACCTGCACCGGCTGCGGCTCCTGCATGATCGGCTGCAAGGTCGGCGCGAAGAACACGCTGACCAAGAACTACCTGTACCTGGCGGAGAAGGCGGGCGTGCAGGTCATCCCCGACACCACGGTCACGGCCCTGGCGCCCCGGGAGCCCGGCGGGTACGAGGTGACCGCCGAGCGCACCGGCCCGCTCCGCAGGCGCCGCCGGACGCTGACCGCCGAGCACGTCGTCCTCGCCGCCGGGACGTACGGGACGCAGCGCCTCCTCCACCGCATGCGCGCCGCCGGCCGCCTCCCGCACCTGTCGCCGCGACTCGGCGAGCTCACCCGCACCAACTCCGAGGCGCTCCTCGGCGTCGAGCGCATGACCGTCTGGCACCGCGCGAAGGACGTGGACCACAGCACGGGCCTCGCCATCACCTCGTCGTTCCACCCCGACGACAAGACGCACATCGAACCCACCCGCTACGGCGCGGGCAACAACGCCATGGGCGTCATCCGGACCCTGCTGGTCGACGGCGGCGGCGCGCCCCGCTGGCTGAGGTTCCTCGGCCAGGCCGCCCGGCACCCGACCGTCATCCTGCGCGGCCTGTCCCTCAGGGACTGGGCCAAGCGGACCGTCATCGCCCTGGTCATGCAGACCGCCGACAACTCCATCACGATCGGCGAGAAGCGCGGCCGCCTCGGCCGCCGCGGGCTCGTCGCCCGCCAGGGCGACGGGGAGCCCAACCCCACCTGGATCCCCGTCGCGCACAAGGCCGTCCGGATGCTCGCCGAGGAACTCGACGCCACCCCCGGCGGGACGTGGTTCGACCTGTTCAACATCCCGACGACCGCGCACTTCATCGGCGGCTGCGTCATCGGCGAGACGCCCGAGACCGGCGTCGTCGACCCCTACCACCGCGTCCACGGCCACCCGGGCCTGCACATCGTGGACGGCTCGGCGGTCACCGCGAACCTCGGCGTCAACCCGTCCCTCACCATCACGGCCCAGGCCGAGCGCGCCATGGCGTTCTGGCCGAACCGAGGCCAGAAGGACCCCCGTCCCGAGCCCGGACGCCCCTACGAGCGCATCGGCCGCGTCCAGCCTGAGGCCCCCGCCGTCCCGCCCACGGCCCCCGCCGCGCTCAGGTGA
- a CDS encoding zinc-dependent alcohol dehydrogenase family protein: MAMTVVFHELGGPEVMSLEEVEVGEPGPGELRIRVEAIGLNRAEVLFRSGHYIEPVAAFPARLGTEAAGVVEAVGAGVTGFRPGQPVSTVPGFSQNEYGVYAEQAIVPASAVLPRPEGLGAVEGAAVWMPYLTAYGALVEVGGMRPGDTVVLNAASSSVGLAAIHVADRVGATPIALTRTAAKKEALLKEGAAEVIVTESDDVAGRVLAATGGRGAEFVFDAVAGPGVTDLARLVAPGGSLLVYGALSGEPTPYPGIELGLPALNMRTYTMLETARDPERLRRAAAFVTSGLRSGAFRPVIDRTFPLSEMADAHRHLESNTQVGKIVVTVPR; this comes from the coding sequence ATGGCCATGACGGTGGTGTTCCACGAGCTCGGCGGTCCCGAGGTGATGAGCCTTGAGGAAGTGGAGGTCGGCGAGCCCGGTCCGGGCGAGCTGAGGATCCGGGTCGAGGCGATCGGCCTCAACCGGGCCGAGGTGCTGTTCCGGAGCGGCCATTACATCGAGCCCGTGGCGGCCTTCCCGGCCAGGCTGGGCACCGAGGCCGCGGGCGTGGTGGAGGCGGTCGGCGCGGGCGTCACCGGGTTCCGGCCAGGGCAGCCGGTCAGCACGGTCCCCGGGTTCTCGCAGAACGAGTACGGCGTCTACGCCGAGCAGGCGATCGTGCCCGCGTCGGCCGTGCTGCCCCGTCCTGAAGGCCTCGGTGCGGTCGAGGGCGCGGCGGTCTGGATGCCGTACCTGACGGCCTACGGCGCGCTGGTCGAGGTCGGCGGCATGCGGCCCGGCGACACGGTCGTGCTGAACGCGGCGTCCAGCAGCGTGGGGCTGGCCGCCATCCATGTGGCCGACCGCGTCGGGGCGACCCCGATCGCCCTGACCCGCACCGCCGCCAAGAAGGAGGCGCTGCTCAAGGAGGGCGCGGCCGAAGTGATCGTCACCGAGTCGGACGACGTGGCCGGACGGGTGCTCGCGGCGACCGGCGGCCGGGGCGCCGAGTTCGTCTTCGACGCCGTGGCGGGGCCCGGCGTGACGGACCTGGCCCGGCTCGTCGCCCCCGGCGGGTCCCTCCTGGTGTACGGGGCGCTGAGCGGCGAGCCGACGCCCTATCCGGGCATCGAGCTCGGCCTGCCGGCGCTGAACATGCGCACCTACACGATGCTGGAGACGGCCAGGGACCCCGAGCGCCTCCGCCGCGCCGCCGCCTTCGTGACCTCCGGCCTGCGCTCGGGCGCGTTCCGCCCCGTCATCGACCGCACGTTCCCCTTGTCCGAGATGGCCGACGCCCACCGCCACCTGGAGTCGAACACCCAGGTCGGGAAGATCGTGGTCACCGTCCCCCGCTGA
- the sigJ gene encoding RNA polymerase sigma factor SigJ, translating to MTTRSEPTTRSEPEQDRPGPELDAIMSERRRLTALAYRLLGSLAEAEDAVQETYTRWYAMSRQQQDAIEVPGAWLTTVAGRICLNLLRSARARRETYVGDWIPEPLPERTEWIGGRPDGATADPAERVTLDESLSLAFLVVLESMTPAERVAFILHDVFRHPFAEVAEIVGRSPAACRQLASSARRRVRASRPSATPAAQHAGVVRAFKRAWEAKDIDALIRLVDPDAVAVADGGGLAVTFPRPIEGGEQIARAWIELARRTPDDMTFVERTVNGQPGLVARQGGAVVTVFAFQVAGDRIQRIWVVRNPEKLRHWTTD from the coding sequence ATGACCACCCGATCCGAGCCGACCACCCGATCCGAGCCGGAACAGGACCGGCCCGGCCCGGAACTGGACGCGATCATGAGCGAGCGGCGCCGCCTGACCGCTCTCGCGTACCGGTTGCTGGGCTCGCTGGCCGAGGCCGAGGACGCCGTCCAGGAGACCTACACCCGCTGGTACGCCATGTCCCGGCAGCAGCAGGACGCCATCGAGGTGCCCGGGGCGTGGCTGACGACCGTCGCCGGCCGCATCTGCCTCAACCTGCTCCGCTCGGCACGGGCCCGGCGGGAGACCTACGTCGGCGACTGGATCCCCGAGCCGCTGCCCGAGCGCACGGAATGGATCGGCGGCCGGCCGGACGGCGCGACCGCCGACCCGGCCGAACGGGTCACCCTGGACGAGTCGCTCAGCCTGGCCTTCCTGGTCGTGCTCGAATCGATGACCCCCGCCGAGCGCGTCGCCTTCATCCTGCACGACGTCTTCCGCCACCCCTTCGCCGAAGTAGCCGAGATCGTCGGCCGCTCCCCGGCGGCGTGCCGCCAACTGGCCTCCTCGGCCCGCCGCCGCGTCCGCGCCTCGCGGCCCTCCGCGACTCCGGCGGCCCAGCACGCCGGCGTCGTCAGAGCCTTCAAGCGGGCATGGGAGGCGAAGGACATCGACGCCCTCATCCGCCTGGTCGACCCCGACGCCGTGGCGGTCGCCGACGGTGGCGGCCTCGCCGTCACCTTCCCGCGCCCCATCGAAGGCGGCGAGCAGATCGCGCGCGCCTGGATCGAACTCGCGCGGCGCACGCCCGACGACATGACGTTCGTGGAGCGTACGGTCAACGGTCAGCCCGGCCTGGTGGCCCGGCAGGGCGGCGCCGTCGTGACGGTGTTCGCGTTCCAGGTCGCGGGCGACCGGATCCAGCGCATCTGGGTGGTGCGCAACCCCGAGAAACTCCGCCACTGGACGACGGACTGA
- a CDS encoding metal-dependent hydrolase family protein — protein sequence MAVTAITGTRVFDGEKTLGVTTVLVEDGRIARVGGDVPADAEIVDGGGATLLPGLIDAHVHTSRESLALALRFGVTTELEMQGLHTRDNRGDISENDALADVRSSGFGITPPGGHPSELFPEGFRPGPPPGVKPAGPAPLIPYSTTPEEAVAFIPQLVERGSDYIKFMVDDGSVEGHPGLPMLDQATLNAGVAEAKRHGMLTVAHTLTLDATRMAVEAGIDGLAHLFMDRPHTAEIIDLIRDAGVFVVPCLVLDASMMGITAGDLADDPRVASRLDAAWDTTLRSSYGHYPQGEIEDVLATAKALGDAGVDLLAGTDAAMPLPFLGGIAHGASVHHELQYLVRAGLSPVQALRAATSAPARRFGLDDRGRIAEGLRADLLLVDGDPTTTISDTLNTRAVWRRGTRLAP from the coding sequence ATGGCCGTGACCGCTATCACCGGTACCCGGGTCTTCGACGGCGAGAAGACCCTGGGCGTGACCACCGTGCTCGTCGAGGACGGGCGGATCGCCCGCGTCGGCGGCGACGTCCCAGCGGACGCGGAGATCGTCGACGGTGGTGGGGCGACGCTCCTGCCGGGCCTGATCGACGCCCACGTCCACACGTCCCGGGAGTCGCTCGCCCTGGCGCTGCGGTTCGGCGTGACGACCGAGCTGGAGATGCAGGGCCTCCACACGCGCGACAACCGCGGGGACATCAGCGAGAACGACGCCCTCGCCGATGTGCGTTCCTCCGGGTTCGGCATCACGCCGCCGGGCGGACACCCCAGCGAGCTGTTCCCGGAGGGTTTCCGCCCCGGGCCGCCCCCGGGCGTGAAGCCGGCCGGGCCGGCGCCGCTCATTCCGTACTCCACCACGCCCGAGGAAGCCGTCGCGTTCATCCCGCAGCTGGTCGAACGCGGCTCCGACTACATCAAGTTCATGGTCGACGACGGCAGCGTCGAAGGGCATCCCGGCCTTCCGATGCTCGACCAGGCCACCCTGAACGCCGGCGTGGCCGAGGCCAAGAGGCACGGGATGCTCACCGTCGCCCACACCCTGACCCTGGACGCCACCCGCATGGCCGTCGAGGCGGGCATCGACGGCCTGGCCCACCTGTTCATGGACCGGCCCCACACCGCCGAGATCATCGACCTGATCAGGGACGCGGGGGTGTTCGTCGTCCCCTGCCTCGTCCTGGACGCCTCCATGATGGGGATCACCGCCGGCGACCTCGCCGACGATCCCCGCGTCGCCTCCCGCCTGGACGCCGCCTGGGACACGACGCTGCGCTCCAGCTACGGCCACTACCCCCAGGGCGAGATCGAAGACGTCCTGGCCACCGCCAAGGCCCTCGGTGACGCGGGCGTGGACCTGCTGGCGGGCACCGACGCCGCCATGCCCCTGCCGTTCCTGGGCGGGATCGCCCACGGTGCGAGCGTCCACCACGAACTGCAGTACCTGGTCCGCGCCGGCCTCAGCCCCGTGCAGGCCCTGCGCGCGGCGACCTCCGCGCCCGCCCGCCGCTTCGGCCTCGACGACCGCGGACGCATCGCCGAGGGCCTGCGCGCCGACCTGCTCCTCGTCGACGGCGACCCCACCACCACCATCTCCGACACCCTCAACACCCGCGCCGTCTGGCGCCGAGGCACCCGCCTCGCGCCCTGA
- a CDS encoding ABC transporter permease, with amino-acid sequence MSSLTLAARDSSTMVRRQLKRIVRYPSMTIQLIITPVIILLLFVYVLGGTLGDGLGGGRDAYVNYVIPGILLMTAATAATGTAVMVATDMTEGIVARFRTMRISRASVLTGHVVASVVQQLFGMAVLVGIALAIGFRPNASAVEWLAVAGMLTLFAVAITWLSVALGLKAQTPEAASNAPMPLILLPFLGSGFVPTDSMPTALRWFAEYQPFTPIMETVRGLLLGTPIGNSGAIATAWCAGLAVLSYLWAKRTYNKA; translated from the coding sequence ATGAGCTCGCTCACCCTCGCCGCGCGCGACTCCTCCACCATGGTCCGGCGGCAGCTCAAGCGCATCGTCCGCTACCCGTCCATGACGATCCAGCTGATCATCACGCCGGTGATCATCCTGCTGCTGTTCGTCTACGTCCTCGGCGGCACCCTCGGGGACGGGCTCGGCGGCGGCCGCGACGCCTACGTCAACTACGTCATCCCGGGCATCCTGCTCATGACGGCCGCGACCGCCGCGACCGGAACCGCCGTCATGGTCGCCACCGACATGACCGAGGGCATCGTCGCCCGCTTCCGCACCATGCGGATCTCCCGGGCCTCCGTCCTCACCGGCCACGTCGTCGCCAGCGTCGTCCAGCAGCTCTTCGGCATGGCCGTCCTCGTCGGCATCGCCCTGGCGATCGGCTTCCGCCCGAACGCCTCCGCCGTCGAATGGCTGGCGGTCGCCGGGATGCTGACCCTGTTCGCGGTGGCCATCACCTGGCTGTCGGTCGCCCTCGGCCTGAAGGCCCAGACGCCCGAGGCGGCCAGCAACGCCCCGATGCCCCTGATCCTGCTGCCCTTCCTCGGCAGCGGCTTCGTCCCCACCGACTCCATGCCCACCGCCCTGCGCTGGTTCGCCGAGTACCAGCCCTTCACCCCGATCATGGAGACCGTCCGAGGCCTCCTGCTCGGCACCCCGATCGGCAACAGCGGCGCCATCGCCACCGCCTGGTGCGCCGGCCTCGCCGTCCTCTCCTACCTGTGGGCCAAGCGCACCTACAACAAGGCCTGA
- a CDS encoding MarR family winged helix-turn-helix transcriptional regulator: protein MDNAPRDPETDDSALLDQIGPALSRLRRRTTGGRADLTRNLVLNVVANAPGEMTVGGLAAEMGVTQPVASRTVAACITDGLLRRAASQADSRRTVLELTDAGEAERRRFASEQRETFEDITAAWKPAERVQFARLLVRYSEDAGAWSARQRRRGQDGAGTLSDD, encoded by the coding sequence ATGGACAACGCCCCCCGGGATCCTGAAACCGACGACAGCGCCCTTCTCGACCAGATCGGGCCCGCGCTGTCGCGACTGCGGCGGCGCACGACGGGCGGGCGCGCGGACCTCACGCGCAACCTCGTCCTCAACGTGGTCGCGAACGCGCCCGGCGAGATGACGGTCGGCGGACTCGCCGCCGAGATGGGCGTCACCCAGCCCGTCGCCAGCCGCACCGTCGCCGCCTGCATCACCGACGGGCTGCTGCGGCGGGCCGCGTCCCAGGCGGACAGCCGCCGCACCGTCCTGGAGCTCACGGACGCCGGAGAGGCCGAGCGCCGCCGCTTCGCCTCCGAGCAGCGCGAGACCTTCGAGGACATCACGGCCGCCTGGAAGCCGGCCGAGCGCGTCCAGTTCGCGCGGCTCCTGGTCCGCTACAGCGAGGACGCCGGCGCCTGGTCCGCCCGGCAACGCCGCCGCGGCCAGGACGGCGCGGGCACCCTTTCGGACGACTGA
- a CDS encoding LUD domain-containing protein, whose protein sequence is MTTSIPETPFTDAASEQRLERAAAALTAHGFTVEILDDAAAARTRVRELIPEGASVFTGASETLRLSGIGEDINGSERYEAVKPRVLAMDRATRMDEIRRLCASPDVVVGSVHAVTETGSLVIASGSGSQLPGYSGGAARAIWIAGAQKVVPDLETALRRVEDHCLPLENARALKTYGTPSAVNRLLILNAEYQPGRGTVLLLRETIGF, encoded by the coding sequence ATGACCACCTCGATTCCGGAGACCCCCTTCACCGACGCGGCGTCCGAGCAGCGTCTGGAGCGGGCGGCCGCCGCGCTGACCGCGCACGGTTTCACCGTCGAGATCCTCGATGACGCCGCCGCCGCGCGTACCCGTGTCAGGGAACTGATCCCTGAGGGGGCCAGCGTGTTCACCGGGGCCAGCGAGACCCTCCGCCTGTCCGGCATCGGGGAGGACATCAACGGCAGCGAACGGTACGAGGCCGTCAAGCCGCGCGTCCTGGCCATGGACCGCGCCACCCGGATGGACGAGATCCGGCGGCTGTGCGCCAGCCCCGACGTCGTCGTGGGCAGCGTCCACGCGGTCACCGAGACCGGTTCCCTCGTGATCGCCTCGGGCAGCGGAAGCCAGCTGCCCGGCTACTCCGGCGGCGCCGCCCGCGCGATCTGGATCGCCGGGGCGCAGAAGGTCGTCCCCGACCTGGAGACCGCGCTGCGCCGCGTCGAAGACCACTGCCTGCCGCTGGAGAACGCCCGCGCCCTGAAGACCTACGGAACGCCCAGCGCCGTCAACCGCCTTCTCATCCTCAACGCGGAATACCAGCCTGGACGCGGCACCGTCCTGCTGCTCCGCGAGACCATCGGGTTCTGA
- a CDS encoding DUF4097 family beta strand repeat-containing protein: MQKFDTPAPISAVLDVPAGRVQLIAADRADTAVEIRPADPSKGRDVKAAEQTAVEYADGVLRIAVPVKNQYLGSSGSIEVTVQMPTGSRVEGKAAATEFRAVGRFGDVAFEGAYRSIKLDEAASLRLTATDGDVEVGRLGGPAEISTQRGDIRIAEAVRGEVVLRTMSGDISVGAAPGVSASLDAGTTQGRVSNALKNDGTVELDVRATTMQGDITARSL; this comes from the coding sequence ATGCAGAAGTTCGACACCCCCGCCCCGATCTCCGCCGTCCTGGACGTCCCCGCGGGCCGCGTCCAGCTCATCGCCGCCGACCGGGCCGACACCGCCGTCGAGATCCGGCCCGCCGACCCCTCCAAGGGACGCGACGTGAAGGCCGCGGAGCAGACCGCGGTCGAGTACGCCGACGGCGTCCTGCGGATCGCGGTCCCCGTGAAGAACCAGTACCTCGGCTCCTCCGGATCCATCGAGGTGACGGTCCAGATGCCCACCGGCTCCCGGGTCGAGGGGAAGGCGGCCGCCACCGAGTTCCGGGCCGTCGGACGGTTCGGCGACGTCGCCTTCGAGGGCGCCTACCGCTCGATCAAGCTGGACGAGGCCGCGAGCCTCCGGCTCACCGCCACCGACGGCGACGTCGAGGTCGGACGGCTGGGCGGCCCGGCGGAGATCAGCACCCAGCGGGGCGACATCCGGATCGCCGAGGCCGTGCGCGGCGAGGTCGTCCTGCGCACCATGTCCGGCGACATCTCGGTCGGCGCCGCCCCCGGCGTCTCGGCCTCCCTGGACGCCGGCACGACCCAGGGCCGCGTCAGCAACGCCCTCAAGAACGACGGCACCGTCGAACTCGACGTCCGCGCCACCACCATGCAGGGCGACATCACCGCCCGCAGCCTCTGA
- a CDS encoding ATP-binding cassette domain-containing protein — protein sequence MTDLAIAATGLRKSYRDKKGEKVVLDGIDLAVPEGTIFSLLGPNGAGKTTTVQILSTLIRADAGEVRVAGFDLGRQADDVRGAIGVTGQYSAVDKLLTGEENLLLMADLRHLPKREGKRKAGELLEKFDLVDAAGKPASTYSGGMRRRLDLAMTLVGDPRLIFLDEPTTGLDPRSRRAMWGIVRDLVRSGVTIFLTTQYLEEADELADRIALLDQGRLIAEGTSEELKRRIPGGHILLKFGEASRLDAAALALGVGTPDPEALTLQVPSDGSVRMLRDVLAVLDEHSVEIDEMSVHTPDLDDVFLTLTGRQADSTTDSTTDSTTDSTTDSTAGNKEALR from the coding sequence ATGACCGACCTGGCCATCGCGGCGACCGGACTGCGCAAGTCCTACCGCGACAAGAAGGGCGAGAAGGTCGTCCTGGACGGCATCGACCTGGCCGTCCCCGAAGGGACGATCTTCTCCCTGCTCGGCCCGAACGGCGCGGGCAAGACCACCACCGTCCAGATCCTGTCCACGCTGATCCGCGCCGACGCCGGCGAGGTCCGCGTCGCGGGGTTCGACCTCGGCCGCCAGGCCGACGACGTGCGCGGCGCGATCGGGGTGACCGGGCAGTACTCGGCGGTCGACAAGCTGCTGACCGGCGAGGAGAACCTCCTCCTCATGGCCGACCTCAGGCACCTGCCGAAGCGCGAGGGCAAGCGCAAGGCCGGGGAGCTCCTGGAGAAGTTCGACCTGGTCGACGCGGCGGGCAAGCCGGCCTCGACCTACTCCGGCGGGATGCGGCGCCGGCTCGACCTGGCGATGACCCTGGTCGGCGACCCGCGCCTGATCTTCCTGGACGAGCCCACCACCGGACTCGACCCCCGCAGCCGCCGCGCCATGTGGGGCATCGTCCGCGACCTCGTCCGGAGCGGCGTCACCATCTTCCTCACCACCCAGTACCTGGAGGAGGCGGACGAACTCGCCGACCGCATCGCCCTCCTGGACCAGGGGCGGCTGATCGCCGAGGGGACGTCCGAGGAGCTGAAGCGGCGCATCCCCGGCGGCCACATCCTGTTGAAGTTCGGCGAGGCGAGCCGGCTCGACGCCGCCGCGCTGGCCCTCGGCGTCGGCACCCCGGACCCCGAGGCGCTCACCCTCCAGGTGCCGAGCGACGGCAGCGTCCGGATGCTCCGGGACGTGCTCGCCGTCCTGGACGAGCACTCGGTCGAGATCGACGAGATGTCGGTGCACACGCCCGACCTCGACGACGTCTTCCTCACCCTCACCGGCCGCCAGGCCGACAGCACGACCGACAGCACGACCGACAGCACGACCGACAGCACGACCGACAGCACGGCAGGCAACAAGGAGGCCCTCCGATGA